One window of Methanothermobacter thermautotrophicus genomic DNA carries:
- a CDS encoding radical SAM protein: MSLKDALQHYLSVRDGIRDARFLVASRTPASFHGDSGISELWMEHERIEAGMECSGACDRSFLDLKIEIAERILGECSLCPWRCGVNRQMESGRCGVMGPRVASEFLHYGEEAPLVPSHTVFFSGCTMRCVFCQNWDISQNPSTGRHIEVDELAAIIEERRRMGAANVNFVGGDPTPALPYILRVLSVVSISVPVVWNSNMYMSTESVRLIMGAADLYLTDFKFGNSECAERLAGVHDYFEVVSRNHLMIAGEDMIIRHLVLPGHLECCTMPIISWVAENLGTDTVMNIMGQYRPLYRASAYPEINRPLYLEELEEARRWALREGLENII; the protein is encoded by the coding sequence ATGTCACTGAAGGATGCACTTCAACACTACCTGTCTGTAAGGGACGGGATTAGGGATGCAAGGTTCCTTGTCGCCTCCAGGACCCCAGCATCCTTTCACGGGGACTCAGGGATCTCTGAGCTCTGGATGGAACATGAAAGGATAGAGGCAGGTATGGAGTGTTCAGGGGCGTGTGACAGGTCTTTCCTCGATCTTAAGATTGAAATCGCTGAAAGAATCCTTGGGGAGTGTTCACTGTGCCCCTGGAGGTGCGGCGTTAACCGCCAGATGGAGAGTGGACGCTGCGGCGTCATGGGGCCCCGCGTGGCATCGGAGTTCCTTCACTACGGGGAGGAGGCACCACTGGTACCAAGCCATACCGTCTTCTTTTCAGGCTGCACCATGCGGTGTGTCTTCTGTCAGAACTGGGACATATCCCAGAACCCATCCACCGGCAGACACATTGAGGTGGATGAACTGGCAGCGATCATAGAGGAAAGGAGGCGCATGGGAGCAGCGAACGTCAACTTTGTGGGAGGAGACCCGACACCGGCACTCCCATACATCCTCCGGGTCCTCTCAGTGGTGTCCATCAGTGTACCCGTTGTATGGAACAGTAACATGTACATGTCCACGGAATCAGTCAGGCTCATAATGGGTGCTGCGGACCTGTACCTCACAGACTTCAAGTTCGGCAACAGTGAATGTGCAGAGAGACTTGCCGGTGTCCATGACTACTTTGAGGTCGTATCCAGGAACCACCTCATGATAGCAGGGGAGGACATGATAATAAGGCACCTGGTACTTCCAGGGCACCTTGAATGCTGCACCATGCCCATCATTTCATGGGTGGCAGAGAACCTGGGCACAGACACTGTGATGAACATAATGGGCCAGTACCGCCCCCTCTACAGGGCTTCAGCTTACCCTGAGATCAACCGCCCCCTCTACCTTGAGGAGCTTGAGGAGGCCAGAAGGTGGGCCCTGAGGGAGGGCCTTGAAAACATTATCTAG
- a CDS encoding NTPase, with amino-acid sequence MKILITGRPGSGKSTMVGRLRDYLEGKGLSVGGIITPEVRVGGSRWGFEVVDIASGRRALLASLETEGPRIGRYGVNLAAMDELAVPAIRRSLDEDDCLVIDEIGPMELKSQEFRRAVDEALNSDVLLIAAVHRRTLQSIKKREDIRVFVVDPEKRDRVYGRIIDLLGDYHGMR; translated from the coding sequence ATGAAGATACTGATCACAGGGAGACCCGGCAGCGGGAAGAGCACCATGGTTGGAAGGCTGAGGGACTACCTTGAGGGTAAGGGCCTTTCGGTTGGAGGGATCATAACACCCGAGGTGAGGGTGGGTGGTTCAAGGTGGGGTTTCGAGGTCGTTGACATAGCATCGGGCAGGAGGGCTCTCCTCGCGTCACTGGAAACAGAGGGGCCACGTATTGGCAGGTACGGCGTAAATTTAGCGGCCATGGATGAATTGGCTGTCCCGGCAATCAGGAGGTCCCTGGATGAGGATGACTGTCTCGTCATAGATGAAATCGGTCCCATGGAGCTTAAGAGCCAGGAATTCAGGAGGGCTGTTGACGAGGCCCTCAACTCTGATGTCCTCCTCATCGCAGCGGTTCACAGGAGAACCCTTCAAAGTATAAAAAAGAGGGAGGACATAAGGGTATTTGTTGTTGATCCTGAGAAACGGGACAGGGTTTACGGGAGGATAATTGACTTACTTGGTGATTATCATGGAATGCGCTGA
- the pscS gene encoding O-phospho-L-seryl-tRNA:Cys-tRNA synthase has protein sequence MECADYGLTRKLERDNLNLNPLQRGGVLPAAARKALYEFGDGYSVCDYCDGRLDKVTRPAVNCFLDDLAEFTGSDAVRTVHGAREGKFAVMHALCDRGDTVVVDGNAHYTTHLAAERNGLEIVEVPSSGHPTYEVTPEAYREVLEETLDRVEVKLAVLTHVDGNYGNLTDARGVADVCRKLGVPLLLNCAYSMGRLPVNLRELGVDFVVGSGHKSMAASGPIGVLGMRSEWEDLVLRRSGRHEKKELELLGCTSRGAPLATLMASLPYVRERVSRWDEEVEKTRYLVSELEDIGGIEQLGVRPKEHDLVRFETPVFHEIAASHPRKGFFLYEELKKRGIVGIRRGQTKWFKCSIYGMTEEQVQYVVDSFRDIVEENR, from the coding sequence ATGGAATGCGCTGATTATGGTCTTACAAGAAAACTTGAAAGGGATAACCTCAACCTCAACCCCCTACAGCGTGGTGGTGTTCTCCCTGCCGCTGCAAGGAAGGCCCTGTATGAATTCGGGGATGGTTACAGTGTCTGTGACTACTGCGACGGCAGACTGGACAAGGTCACAAGGCCCGCGGTAAACTGCTTCCTGGATGACCTTGCAGAGTTCACCGGCTCTGATGCCGTGAGGACGGTTCATGGTGCAAGGGAGGGTAAATTTGCGGTGATGCATGCACTCTGTGATAGGGGCGACACCGTTGTTGTTGATGGAAATGCCCACTACACCACACACCTTGCAGCTGAGAGGAACGGCCTTGAAATCGTTGAGGTTCCGTCGAGTGGACACCCCACCTATGAGGTAACACCCGAGGCCTACAGGGAGGTCCTTGAGGAGACCCTTGACAGGGTTGAGGTTAAGCTTGCGGTTCTCACCCATGTCGATGGTAACTACGGGAACCTGACAGATGCACGGGGCGTGGCGGACGTATGCAGGAAGCTGGGGGTTCCATTACTCCTAAACTGCGCCTATTCCATGGGGAGGCTCCCTGTTAACCTCAGGGAACTCGGGGTTGACTTTGTTGTTGGGAGCGGTCACAAGAGCATGGCAGCCTCCGGACCGATAGGTGTTCTCGGGATGAGATCTGAGTGGGAGGACCTTGTACTGAGGAGGTCCGGGAGGCATGAGAAGAAGGAGCTTGAACTCCTGGGCTGCACATCAAGGGGCGCGCCACTGGCAACCCTCATGGCCTCCCTGCCCTATGTGAGGGAGAGGGTTTCACGCTGGGACGAGGAGGTTGAGAAGACACGTTACCTGGTCTCTGAACTTGAGGATATTGGGGGTATAGAGCAGCTGGGTGTGAGGCCCAAGGAGCATGATCTTGTAAGGTTTGAAACCCCAGTATTCCATGAGATAGCGGCTTCACATCCAAGGAAGGGCTTTTTCCTCTATGAGGAACTTAAGAAGAGGGGTATAGTTGGAATAAGGAGGGGTCAGACAAAGTGGTTCAAGTGCAGCATCTATGGAATGACAGAGGAGCAGGTTCAGTACGTGGTTGACTCATTCAGGGATATAGTTGAGGAGAACCGGTGA
- a CDS encoding GyrI-like domain-containing protein — MIGKRTLNDEKLALITFTGPLSKTQEVLEEVSDFVSSSDKLEADGNPTLIFYTAPLKDEGRYDVGIPVKGDSEGDGKIRVVTIPGHTVIFTEYSEDREEAYRRLIEYVEENCLDVIGAPREVLHGDVREIQFPVVL; from the coding sequence ATGATAGGTAAAAGGACACTGAATGATGAGAAACTTGCACTGATAACCTTTACAGGACCCCTCAGTAAGACACAGGAGGTCCTTGAAGAGGTTTCAGACTTTGTATCATCAAGTGATAAACTTGAAGCTGACGGTAACCCCACACTGATATTCTACACAGCACCCCTCAAGGACGAGGGAAGATACGATGTGGGTATACCTGTAAAGGGCGACTCCGAGGGTGACGGAAAGATAAGGGTAGTCACAATACCAGGCCATACTGTGATATTCACAGAATACTCAGAAGACCGTGAGGAGGCCTACCGAAGGCTCATAGAATACGTCGAGGAGAACTGTCTTGACGTAATAGGTGCGCCGCGGGAGGTCCTCCATGGGGATGTGAGGGAGATCCAGTTCCCTGTGGTCCTTTAA
- a CDS encoding universal stress protein produces the protein MYRRILIPTDGSEDARKATLHAFHMAGMSGADILGISVVDTSYRELWDEDISRRLEEIMRKQSENAISILKEEFSSQQELGHLKGTRLDTVILEGNPAEVILEVMEEEDVDLVVMGSSGKHGLDRIISGSITRKVLKSATKPVMVVG, from the coding sequence GTGTACCGACGAATACTGATACCCACAGACGGCTCAGAGGACGCCAGGAAGGCAACGCTGCACGCATTCCACATGGCAGGGATGAGCGGAGCAGACATACTGGGTATAAGTGTCGTTGACACATCCTACAGAGAACTCTGGGACGAGGATATCAGCAGACGCCTCGAGGAGATAATGAGGAAACAGTCAGAGAATGCAATATCCATCCTTAAGGAAGAATTCAGCTCCCAGCAGGAGCTGGGCCATCTGAAGGGGACCCGTCTTGATACGGTTATACTTGAGGGTAACCCTGCAGAGGTGATCCTTGAGGTCATGGAGGAGGAGGACGTGGACCTGGTTGTGATGGGTAGCTCAGGCAAACACGGACTTGATCGCATAATATCCGGAAGTATAACAAGGAAGGTTCTTAAATCAGCCACAAAGCCCGTTATGGTCGTTGGTTAA
- a CDS encoding TIGR00288 family NYN domain-containing protein, whose translation MDNDNNFVIINNSRKDKKSLGLLVDGPNMLRKEFCSDLEFVKNLLFDRGNLKIGKVLLNQYASDKLIEAVVNQGFSPMIVAGDVDVQLAVEAFELIHNPNIDVVAIMTRNADFLPLINIAKENGKETLVIGAEPGFSVALQNSADDSIILGSEGV comes from the coding sequence ATGGATAATGATAATAACTTTGTGATAATAAACAACAGTCGAAAGGATAAAAAGAGTCTGGGACTCCTTGTTGATGGTCCAAATATGCTCAGAAAGGAATTCTGTTCAGACCTTGAATTTGTGAAGAACCTCCTCTTTGACAGGGGAAACCTCAAGATAGGAAAGGTGCTCCTGAACCAGTACGCCTCAGATAAGCTGATCGAGGCAGTCGTGAACCAGGGATTCTCACCCATGATAGTTGCAGGTGATGTGGATGTTCAGCTCGCAGTTGAAGCCTTTGAACTCATACACAACCCCAACATCGATGTGGTTGCAATTATGACAAGGAACGCCGACTTCCTCCCCCTAATAAACATAGCAAAGGAGAACGGGAAGGAGACCCTGGTTATAGGTGCAGAGCCAGGTTTCAGCGTAGCACTCCAGAACTCAGCAGACGACTCCATAATCCTTGGAAGCGAAGGGGTGTAG